ATTGGCATCGTTTTTACCTTAATTTAAGTAGCTTACATGTGAATTTGTGCCCTATTAAATAGCTATAATCAGCAACCAGGTAAGACGTTTGCGTCCAACAAGATAGCGTGGCAACCCGCCCCTGTTTTTAAATGCATCCAACCTTAACAACACAACCTCTCAATGACTGAGATTGACAGAGACATATTGAAGTAGCGCATCGAATGCGCCAGGGTAAAGGTAAGATGTCCAATAGCAAAATTGACAACATTAACGTTGAATCGGTAGAAGTTCTCATTACCCCTGAGCAACTCAAAATCGAACAACCGATGAGCGAAACATCGCTTGCTACCGTTCGCGAAAGCCGAGAAGTTATTCGTAATATATTAGACGGCAAAGACTCACGAGTCTTTGTTATCGTTGGTCCCTGCTCCATTCATGACACCGAAGCTGCGATCGACTATGCAAAACGCTTAAAAAGCTTAGCTGATGAGCTAAAAGATACTCTGTATTTGGTAATGCGTGTCTACTTCGAGAAGCCTCGTACTACCGTCGGCTGGAAAGGTCTTATCAACGATCCTTATTTAAACGATACCTTTAAAATCTACGACGGCCTCCACATCGGTCGTAAGCTACTGTTAGAAATCACCGAAATGGGCTTGCCAACCTCGACAGAAGCGCTTGACCCCATTTCACCACAGTACCTACAAGACCTCATCAGCTGGTCTGCGATTGGTGCCCGCACCACAGAGTCACAGACTCATCGCGAGATGTCCTCAGGGCTTTCCTGTGCTGTCGGCTTTAAAAACGGCACCGACGGTGGCCTGTCTGTCGCCACTAACGCGCTCAAATCTGCTTCTCAACCACACCGTTTCTTAGGCATTAACACCTCAGGACAGGTGTCCGTCGTTCGCACCAAGGGAAACAACCACTCGCATATTGTCTTGCGTGGTGGCAGTAAAGGCCCCAACTATGACTCTGTTAACGTAAAGGTTTGCGAAGAAGCTCTCGCTAAGAATGGCTTAAAACCCAATATCATGATCGATTGTAGTCACGCCAACTCTAACAAAGACCACAATTTACAGCCATTGGTCATGCAGGATGTGGCTAGTCAGATTACAGACGGCAATGCGTCGATTGTTGGCCTCATGATAGAAAGTAATATCGCAGCGGGCAATCAGTCTCTCAGTGGCGAGTTAGAATACGGCGTGTCAGTTACCGACGCCTGTATCGATTGGCAAACCACTGAAAATGCACTGCGTGAGATGGCCGAAAAAATCAAACCGCACCTAGCAACACGTCGAAAATAGGTCACTATCTTAAGCAAAAAAAAGCACCGTAAAACGGTGCTTTTTTTTTGCTTATTTATTCATCAACCGTGCTGAATTATAAACAACTAAAGGCAAAGGAAACTGTACGCTCGAGAGAAGCTTTATCTTTGTGCACCTTTCCACGCATTTCCAGTCCGGTATAGAGCGTCATGAAATACTCTGTTACTTCGTCTACGTCACCTGACAATTGCCCACTTTTCTTAGCCTCGGCTAAACGGAGACGTAACGCCCCTTCTATTAGTTTACTCTTTTTACGGGCGGCCAAATTAGCCAGCTTCTTATTAACGTTAGAAAGCTCGCTAATGGTGTTAACCAACATACAACCATTGGCTAGTTTCTTTTTGCTAGCCGCACTGTATTTAACAGTCAAAAACTGTTGTATCGCTTCCATTGGGTTTTCAACAGCCACCAACGTTTTTTCGATATGCTCGGTCAGCATTGCCTCATAATTATCTAAGGACTGACGGAACAGCGTTTCTTTATCGCCAAATGAAGAATATAGGCTACCGCGATTGATACCCATTGCGTCTAGCAGCTTCTGTACAGAACTGGCTTCAAAACCATCCGCCCAAAATTGCTTCGTTGCAGCATTAAGTGCGGTTATCTTATCAAACTCTAATGGCCTCGCCATAACTACCTCTCACAGAAAAGATCGCGCCTGTCCAAACTCGGTCAGACTATTATATTTATATTAGTGAGATAACTACGGCGCCGTTCCTTGACGCGAGGTTACCGCAGTAGGTCTGAGCTACTTCCAAATGTTGATCATATGACCTATCTTTAACGGCTACAATATACAGAATCGAGCGCGCGGTATATAGCGCACGCTAGTTCTTAAGATTACATTTAAGTTAGATTGAGCGAGGAGCGAACAACACAGTAAAACAATAACCTACAAGACTGCCTCCCTGAAAGCCTTGCTAACCTTTGAAATAGGCGCCAGAACTATCGCTGTGATCTGTGACATCACGTACAGCTGTCAACTCAGGTATTTTCTCCATCAAATTACGCTCAACACCATGTTTCAGCGTCTCATCAACCATGGAGCAACCTTGGCAACCGCCACCAAAGCGCAAGATTGCAACACTCTCTTCGGTGATTTCAACTAAGCTAACTTCTCCTCCGTGTGACGCAAGAGATGGGTTCACTTCATTATAAAGTACGTAATTGACGCGATCCTCTAATGGACTATCATCGTTAACATTCGGCATCTTGGAGTTTGGTGCCTTAATAGTTAACTGGCCACCAAATTTATCTGCATTATAATCAACGAAAGCATCTTCTAAGAACACTACGCTACGTGCCTCGAAAAACGTCTTAAATCCTTCAAACTCACGAACGACATCATCATCTTTCATATCGTCCGGGCGGCAATATGCGATACAGGTCTCAGCCTTGGGTGTGCCTGGGCTACTGACAAACATCCGTATACCTAATACCTCACCCTCTTGCTTGGCAAGTAGCTCTGCTAGGTAGACTTGGGCTGACTCTGTAATTGTTAACTTTAACATGGACGGCTTTCCTTTCTCATGACGGCTCTATTTTACGCGTAGAAAGCAGTAACTGACTACACTATTGTAACTTTATAAGTAATATTCTGCTAAAATCGCCATCTTTATTTCAAGCTGTACCGATAGGAATGATGATGAGCCGCCTTCAGAGCCGTACTACACAACTAAAACAGGCCTTAAAACAGAAGATTCTTGTTATTGATGGTGCCATGGGGACCATGATACAGGACTACAAACTGACCGAGCAGGACTATCGAGGTGATCGTTTCGCCGACTACCCCTCTGACCTTAAAGGCAACAATGACCTGCTTTCGCTAACGCGGCCAGACGTTATCAAGGCGATTCATCTTGAGTACTTAGAGGCTGGCGCTGATATTATTGAAACAAACACCTTCAATAGTACTGCTATCGCCCAAGATGATTACGACCTTGGCGAGCTCGCAGAGGAGCTTAACCTTATCGGTGCTCAGCTTGCTCGAGAAGCCGCTGACAAAATGACGGCAAAAACACCTGAAAAAACCCGCTACGTTGCCGGCGTTATCGGGCCAACACCCCGTACAGCATCAATATCACCTGACGTTAACGACCCGGCCAAGCGAAATGTCACGTTCGACCAACTGGAACTTGATTACTACGCTGCTACCCGAGGGCTAATCAACGGTGGTGCAGATATACTGCTCATCGAGACTATCTTTGACACGCTTAATGCTAAAGCTGCCATTTTCGCCGTAAAGCGTTACTTCAATGAGCACCAGGTTGAGCTTCCTATAATGATATCGGTAACATTCCCCGATATCAGTGGTCGTGTCTTGTCTGGACAGAGCGCTGAAGGCTTCTGGAACTCTGTTGCCCATGCTAAGCCACTTATTATCGGTACCAATTGTGGCCGCCGAATCGCTGAGATCCGCCCTTTCGTCGAAGAGCTGGCTAATGTTTCTGACTGCTATTTCAGTGGCCATTTCAACGCAGGCCTACCTAACGAGTTTGGGGAGTATGACGAAAGCCCGGAAGATATGCACCAGCAACTCAGAGAACTCGCTAAACGGGGTTTTCTCAACCTTGTAGGCGGTTGTTGCGGTACTACTCCAGCTCACATATCAGCCATAGCCGATGCTGTGATTGACGTCCCCCCTCGCACACCACATAGGCCCAAACCCGCTTGTCGCTTAAGTGGTCTAGAACCTTTCAATATTGGCGAAGACTCCCTCTTCATTAACGTCGGCGAACGCTGTAACGTCACTGGCTCAGCACGTTTTAAGCGTTTAATTCTTGAAGAGGAATACGACACAGCCCTCGAAGTAGCAAGGCAGCAGGTCGAAAGTGGCGCCCCCGTCATCGACATTAACATGGACGAGGGAATGCTCGATGCCGTAGAGGCAATAACAACATTCTTAAACCTGATCGCAGGTGAGCCAGAAATTTCGAAAGTACCAATCATGGTCGACTCTTCGAAATGGCACGTTATAGAAGCTGGCCTAAAATGTATTCAAGGCAAATCCATCGTCAATTCGATCAGCCTCAAAGAGGGTGAGCAGGAATTCATCGACAAAGCTAACCTCTGCATGCTCTACGGCGCAGCCATAGTTGTCATGGCCTTTGATGAAACAGGCCAGGCCGACACTTATCAGCGCAAGATCGAGATATGCCAGCGCTCCTATGACATATTAGTCGGCATAGGCTTCAACACTAACGATATCATTTTCGATCCGAACATCTTCGCCGTTGCTACAGGTATCGACGAGCACAATAACTACGCCGTCGATTTCATCGAAGCAACACGCTACATCAAACAAAACATGCCCGGTGCTAAGGTCTCAGGCGGGGTATCAAACGTTTCCTTCTCATTCCGGGGTAACAACCCCGTACGCGAAGCTATCCACTCTGTATTCCTCTATCACGCCATTCAAGCGGGCATGGATATGGGCATCGTCAATGCAAGCCAGCTAGCGGTATATGACGACCTCCCTACAGAACTGCGTGACCACGTTGAAGACGTCATCCTTAATCGCCGCGATGACAGCACCGACCGCCTTCTCGATATTGCCGAGCGCTACCGAGCAGCCGGTAGCAACGCACAGGTTCAAGAAGAGGACCTTAGCTGGCGAGAGCAGGATGTCAATAAACGTATTGCCCACGCTCTCGTCAAAGGAATCACCACCTATAT
Above is a window of Sinobacterium caligoides DNA encoding:
- a CDS encoding 3-deoxy-7-phosphoheptulonate synthase, with amino-acid sequence MSNSKIDNINVESVEVLITPEQLKIEQPMSETSLATVRESREVIRNILDGKDSRVFVIVGPCSIHDTEAAIDYAKRLKSLADELKDTLYLVMRVYFEKPRTTVGWKGLINDPYLNDTFKIYDGLHIGRKLLLEITEMGLPTSTEALDPISPQYLQDLISWSAIGARTTESQTHREMSSGLSCAVGFKNGTDGGLSVATNALKSASQPHRFLGINTSGQVSVVRTKGNNHSHIVLRGGSKGPNYDSVNVKVCEEALAKNGLKPNIMIDCSHANSNKDHNLQPLVMQDVASQITDGNASIVGLMIESNIAAGNQSLSGELEYGVSVTDACIDWQTTENALREMAEKIKPHLATRRK
- a CDS encoding TetR/AcrR family transcriptional regulator, whose translation is MARPLEFDKITALNAATKQFWADGFEASSVQKLLDAMGINRGSLYSSFGDKETLFRQSLDNYEAMLTEHIEKTLVAVENPMEAIQQFLTVKYSAASKKKLANGCMLVNTISELSNVNKKLANLAARKKSKLIEGALRLRLAEAKKSGQLSGDVDEVTEYFMTLYTGLEMRGKVHKDKASLERTVSFAFSCL
- the nfuA gene encoding Fe-S biogenesis protein NfuA — translated: MLKLTITESAQVYLAELLAKQEGEVLGIRMFVSSPGTPKAETCIAYCRPDDMKDDDVVREFEGFKTFFEARSVVFLEDAFVDYNADKFGGQLTIKAPNSKMPNVNDDSPLEDRVNYVLYNEVNPSLASHGGEVSLVEITEESVAILRFGGGCQGCSMVDETLKHGVERNLMEKIPELTAVRDVTDHSDSSGAYFKG
- the metH gene encoding methionine synthase, whose amino-acid sequence is MMSRLQSRTTQLKQALKQKILVIDGAMGTMIQDYKLTEQDYRGDRFADYPSDLKGNNDLLSLTRPDVIKAIHLEYLEAGADIIETNTFNSTAIAQDDYDLGELAEELNLIGAQLAREAADKMTAKTPEKTRYVAGVIGPTPRTASISPDVNDPAKRNVTFDQLELDYYAATRGLINGGADILLIETIFDTLNAKAAIFAVKRYFNEHQVELPIMISVTFPDISGRVLSGQSAEGFWNSVAHAKPLIIGTNCGRRIAEIRPFVEELANVSDCYFSGHFNAGLPNEFGEYDESPEDMHQQLRELAKRGFLNLVGGCCGTTPAHISAIADAVIDVPPRTPHRPKPACRLSGLEPFNIGEDSLFINVGERCNVTGSARFKRLILEEEYDTALEVARQQVESGAPVIDINMDEGMLDAVEAITTFLNLIAGEPEISKVPIMVDSSKWHVIEAGLKCIQGKSIVNSISLKEGEQEFIDKANLCMLYGAAIVVMAFDETGQADTYQRKIEICQRSYDILVGIGFNTNDIIFDPNIFAVATGIDEHNNYAVDFIEATRYIKQNMPGAKVSGGVSNVSFSFRGNNPVREAIHSVFLYHAIQAGMDMGIVNASQLAVYDDLPTELRDHVEDVILNRRDDSTDRLLDIAERYRAAGSNAQVQEEDLSWREQDVNKRIAHALVKGITTYIEADAEEARLAVSRPIEVIEGALMSGMNIVGDLFGSGKMFLPQVVKSARVMKQAVAYLQPFIEAEKNEGQQSNGKILMATVKGDVHDIGKNIVGVVLQCNNFEVIDLGVMVSCDEIIKQAQAEQVDIIGLSGLITPSLDEMVHVAREMERLGCNIPLMIGGATTSRAHTAVKIDPGFNLNQVVYVTDASRAVSVATALLNEGANQYKAERQAEYQAVRDRIASRKNKAPLLKLNEARKRAPQIEWQGYTPPKPSFTGVKVYENFPLEQLVDCIDWTPFFLTWELSGKYPAILTDEVVGEAATNLFADAKSMLDDIVKNQRFTASAVVGFWPAASNGDDIILYTDESRSEALTTLHHLRQQTDKPSNKPNFCLSDFVAPASTGIKDYIGGFIVTSGDGADIMAAEFDSQQDDYNKIMVKAIADRLAEAFAEHMHRIVRKEIWHYAEDELLSNEELIKEKYQGIRPAPGYPACPDHTEKTTLFSLLNAKENSCVSLTEHFAMMPASSVSGWYFSHPESQYFAVAKLSREQVDDIAQRKGVATVEMERWLSSNLDYEPR